One Paramisgurnus dabryanus chromosome 8, PD_genome_1.1, whole genome shotgun sequence DNA window includes the following coding sequences:
- the LOC135770479 gene encoding odorant receptor 131-2: MASQNLSQEQMQLIQMDPVRRNISLALTQIFVWPFIYLTFFMLLTFTRKEAFRTETRYILFGHSLLVDLLFLFVTDIIVVLSYNIILIPLRFCIPVCMLMDTVTACAPLTIAAMCLERYVAICMPLRHHAISTSRRALMVILIIWILSIINPFVDMFILISTASREYLSQLTHCHYEIMLPDEIRRFSRGVLFIVGLFVILIIEVACYVMIFLAARAASNDRKSASKGHRTISLHILQLFLCSAEVVCPYIENVVLYYDIQSYLTVRFINFLVFSITSRAVSPIVYGFRDEKFNAAMVYYMRCRIGPNVVSSGTEKQT; this comes from the coding sequence ATGGCCAGCCAGAACTTAAGTCAAGAACAGATGCAACTGATCCAAATGGACCCTGTCCGGAGGAACATTTCCCTGGCCCTGACCCAGATTTTTGTATGGCCCTTCATCTACCTGACCTTCTTCATGTTGTTAACGTTCACCAGGAAAGAGGCATTCAGAACAGAGACGCGTTATATATTATTTGGCCACTCTCTGCTAGTGGACCTGTTGTTTCTTTTTGTGACAGATATAATAGTCGTTCTGTCATACAATATTATTCTTATACCGCTGCGCTTTTGCATACCTGTGTGCATGCTTATGGATACCGTGACCGCGTGCGCGCCCCTGACCATCGCAGCCATGTGTCTGGAGCGCTACGTGGCCATATGCATGCCGCTGCGCCACCACGCCATCTCCACGTCGAGACGCGCGCTCATGGTGATCCTCATCATCTGGATCTTGAGCATCATAAACCCGTTTGTCGACATGTTCATCCTCATCAGCACCGCGTCGCGTGAATACCTGTCGCAGCTTACGCACTGTCACTATGAGATCATGCTACCTGATGAAATAAGGCGCTTTTCTAGGGGTGTCCTGTTTATCGTGGGTCTCTTTGTGATCCTCATTATTGAGGTTGCTTGCTACGTCATGATATTCCTCGCCGCTCGTGCGGCCTCGAATGACAGGAAATCGGCGTCAAAGGGCCACCGCACGATTTCCCTGCACATCCTTCAGCTTTTCTTGTGCTCTGCTGAGGTTGTGTGTCCTTATATTGAGAACGTAGTATTGTATTATGACATTCAATCCTATCTGACTGTccgttttattaactttctggtaTTCAGTATCACTTCCAGAGCAGTGAGTCCTATTGTTTATGGTTTtagagatgagaaattcaaTGCAGCTATGGTTTACTACATGAGATGCAGAATAGGCCCAAATGTTGTCTCTTCTGGCACAGAGAAACAAACATGA
- the or95a1 gene encoding odorant receptor 129-1: MPNLTELPSNTTSSSNLSIIVKVCVVIPLFVAFLYFIILTLYTFASHRQFFDSSRYILFTYMLINDTLQILSSVLLFLLVMGSVNFAIVYCAPLLFMSTATFLNTPLILSTMSLERYVAIFYPFHRPTIWKPEWIWVIILSLWFISCILPTVDFVLMRLKPGVDVYSTPVLCKTTVLNTSPIQSLFKVSLNGIFFAVVAVVILFTYIRILLETRNMRQDRTSVRKALHTVLLHGFQLFLSMMAFSQPVAELLLTQRVSLTQADMSFIYYFCFILLPRFLSPLIYGLRDEVLRSYMMKAMPCYATRVDPRKEMKTTKQDYNNCFCGFC, encoded by the coding sequence ATGCCGAATCTGACCGAGCTCCCAAGCAACACAACATCCAGCAGTAACCTGTCTATCATTGTGAAGGTGTGTGTGGTTATCCCACTCTTCGTTGCCTTCCTGTACTTCATCATCCTGACCCTCTACACGTTTGCGTCTCACAGGCAGTTTTTTGACAGTTCACGTTACATCCTCTTCACCTACATGCTGATTAACGACACCCTGCAGATTCTCTCCTCAGTGCTGCTCTTCCTGTTAGTCATGGGCAGCGTCAACTTTGCCATCGTCTACTGCGCCCCTCTACTGTTCATGTCAACCGCCACCTTCCTGAACACCCCCCTCATCCTCTCCACCATGTCTCTGGAGCGCTACGTAGCCATCTTTTACCCCTTTCACCGTCCCACCATCTGGAAGCCCGAATGGATCTGGGTCATCATTCTGAGCCTGTGGTTCATCAGTTGCATCCTACCCACTGTGGACTTTGTGCTGATGCGGCTCAAACCGGGCGTAGACGTTTACTCTACCCCCGTGTTGTGCAAAACCACTGTGCTAAACACTTCGCCCATTCAGTCTCTGTTCAAAGTGAGCCTGAACGGGATCTTCTTCGCCGTGGTGGCTGTGGTGATCCTCTTCACGTACATCCGGATCCTGCTGGAGACCAGGAACATGAGGCAGGACCGGACGTCGGTGAGGAAGGCTCTACACACAGTGCTGCTGCACGGATTTCAGCTGTTCCTCAGCATGATGGCCTTTTCTCAGCCGGTTGCAGAGTTGCTGTTAACCCAGCGTGTTAGCTTGACTCAAGCAGATAtgtcttttatttattatttctgctTCATTTTGCTTCCCCGATTTCTGAGCCCACTCATTTATGGTCTCAGGGATGAAGTCCTGAGGAGTTACATGATGAAAGCTATGCCTTGTTATGCCACCCGAGTTGACCCACGGAAagaaatgaaaacaacaaaacaagactataacaattgtttttgtggtttttgttaa